One Williamsia phyllosphaerae DNA segment encodes these proteins:
- a CDS encoding ParA family protein, with amino-acid sequence MGVHVVMNQKGGVGKSTLAMNLAAVKADVLTDPAGERGVSPVLAVSIDPQGSAVWWADRVADLPFRIAQAHDDVGMLGRLRNLPGVDHVIVDTPGWIGDTPGATDNGGTGYALDAVLGSADLVIVPIVPEPLAFDPTARTITKVIEPLGIPYVVVINDWDPRDGRSDLEQTQAFVRSRGWPLARSVVRHYKVHARAAAEGRVVTEYGSSRVALQAREDVQRLCLELEVGAK; translated from the coding sequence ATGGGTGTGCACGTGGTGATGAATCAAAAGGGCGGGGTGGGCAAGTCGACGTTGGCGATGAACCTCGCCGCGGTGAAGGCCGACGTCCTCACCGACCCGGCAGGGGAGCGAGGCGTGTCGCCGGTGTTGGCGGTGTCGATTGACCCGCAGGGATCGGCGGTGTGGTGGGCCGATCGGGTCGCGGATCTGCCGTTCCGGATCGCCCAAGCCCACGACGACGTCGGCATGTTGGGTCGGCTTCGGAATCTGCCGGGTGTCGATCACGTCATCGTCGACACACCTGGGTGGATCGGTGACACCCCGGGCGCGACGGACAACGGTGGCACCGGTTACGCGTTGGATGCGGTGTTGGGGTCGGCGGATTTGGTGATCGTGCCGATCGTTCCGGAGCCGTTGGCGTTCGATCCGACGGCGCGGACGATCACGAAGGTGATCGAACCGTTGGGCATCCCGTATGTGGTGGTGATCAACGACTGGGACCCACGAGACGGTCGCTCTGATCTCGAGCAGACCCAAGCGTTCGTCCGCTCGCGCGGATGGCCGCTGGCCCGCAGCGTGGTCCGCCACTACAAGGTGCACGCCCGCGCCGCAGCCGAAGGGCGGGTCGTTACCGAATACGGCTCCAGCCGGGTCGCGCTGCAAGCGCGTGAAGACGTGCAGCGGCTGTGCCTCGAACTCGAAGTGGGGGCTAAGTAG
- a CDS encoding MarR family winged helix-turn-helix transcriptional regulator — protein MADTDAPELQLLDALYRLNKLVVADARVHVAAAAHLDLVDFLVLRTVKLGVDSPGDLVSDLGLNPSVLSRALSKLADSGLVTREIDLADSRRSRIRLTDHGVQTTDDIGARITPVLGRRLRLLSPDRIRLVVESLDVLCGDTVD, from the coding sequence ATGGCTGACACCGACGCCCCCGAGCTGCAGTTGCTCGATGCGCTCTACCGACTGAACAAGTTGGTCGTGGCCGACGCCCGGGTGCACGTCGCAGCCGCCGCACACCTGGACCTCGTGGATTTCTTGGTGCTGCGCACGGTCAAGTTGGGCGTCGACAGTCCGGGTGATCTCGTGAGCGACCTCGGTCTCAACCCGTCCGTTCTCAGCAGGGCACTGTCCAAGCTTGCCGACTCGGGCCTGGTGACTCGGGAGATCGATCTCGCGGACTCGCGCCGGTCACGGATCCGACTGACCGATCACGGTGTGCAGACGACCGATGACATCGGGGCGCGGATCACACCTGTTCTGGGTCGGCGACTCCGCCTTCTGAGCCCCGACAGGATTCGGCTCGTGGTGGAGAGCCTGGACGTTCTGTGCGGGGACACGGTCGACTGA
- a CDS encoding TetR/AcrR family transcriptional regulator yields the protein MSDAYRQARRDEIVAAALRVLRRRALNDLTMADIIEEAGLSAGSVYSHFARKDELIELVAAEVIGKRLSLLAMPDDEPARSPREVVRRWLVGLEQAGIPFATVVQFWGEAAFDPTMREIVQRRMSDIERAFAAAAERWLIAEGREPATAPTTALAMLTFCQGYIVRSAVLGAQDVDASLAAIDLSRG from the coding sequence GTGAGTGACGCGTATCGCCAGGCACGTCGGGATGAGATCGTCGCTGCCGCCCTGCGCGTGTTGCGTCGGCGAGCGCTGAACGACCTGACGATGGCCGACATCATCGAGGAGGCCGGCCTGTCCGCCGGCTCGGTCTACTCTCACTTCGCGCGTAAGGACGAGCTCATCGAGCTGGTCGCGGCCGAGGTGATCGGGAAGCGGCTCAGCCTGCTCGCCATGCCGGACGACGAGCCGGCCCGTTCGCCGCGCGAAGTCGTCCGGCGGTGGCTGGTCGGCCTGGAGCAGGCCGGCATCCCGTTCGCGACCGTGGTGCAGTTCTGGGGCGAGGCGGCCTTTGACCCCACGATGCGGGAGATCGTGCAGCGGCGGATGAGCGACATCGAGCGTGCGTTCGCCGCCGCCGCCGAGCGCTGGCTCATCGCCGAGGGGCGAGAGCCCGCCACTGCGCCGACCACGGCGCTGGCGATGCTCACCTTCTGTCAGGGCTACATCGTCCGCAGCGCGGTGCTGGGCGCGCAGGACGTGGATGCGTCGCTCGCGGCCATCGACTTGTCGCGAGGGTGA
- a CDS encoding MarR family winged helix-turn-helix transcriptional regulator — MPASNAARIWSLNHQVLTRVMNECAPDIEAVGLEAKEFFVLGEIDDCRYPAELALRLALPKPSVTVYLRNLEAKGFVRREIDPDDLRRHRLVVTPSGIDTLEKALKILSARFDEWLARLDTSEQAELQRLLAKLLN; from the coding sequence GTGCCTGCGTCGAACGCCGCCCGAATCTGGTCGCTCAATCATCAGGTCCTCACGCGCGTCATGAACGAGTGCGCACCCGACATCGAGGCTGTGGGGTTGGAGGCGAAGGAGTTTTTCGTCCTCGGCGAAATCGACGACTGTCGGTATCCGGCCGAGCTGGCGCTCCGGCTCGCGCTGCCGAAGCCGAGTGTGACGGTCTACCTCAGGAACCTCGAGGCAAAGGGGTTTGTCCGCCGCGAGATCGACCCGGACGATCTCCGTCGACATCGCTTGGTCGTGACGCCATCCGGCATCGACACCCTGGAGAAAGCGCTGAAGATCCTCTCGGCGAGATTCGACGAGTGGCTTGCACGTCTCGACACCAGTGAGCAGGCGGAACTCCAGAGACTCCTGGCGAAACTGCTCAACTGA
- a CDS encoding carboxymuconolactone decarboxylase family protein yields MFAGTEDMYPALIGMVRAVFATPGIDARHREVIILRAACVLHAPYEWQANEQMARNAGLSTDEIEAISADGAVTGIADDYVLLCRAADEMYSSAASLTDSTLSALLATFGDVVTRKYIATIAWFSLLSLFLNSTRVPLETTDKIGDRTSPLG; encoded by the coding sequence ATGTTCGCCGGAACGGAGGACATGTATCCGGCCCTGATAGGGATGGTGCGTGCGGTGTTCGCGACCCCGGGCATCGATGCGCGGCACCGGGAGGTGATCATCTTGCGCGCGGCGTGTGTGCTGCATGCGCCGTACGAGTGGCAGGCCAATGAGCAGATGGCCCGCAACGCCGGGCTCAGTACAGACGAGATCGAGGCCATCTCTGCCGACGGTGCGGTGACGGGCATCGCCGACGACTACGTGCTTCTCTGCCGCGCGGCCGACGAGATGTACTCGTCGGCAGCATCGTTGACCGATTCCACGCTCTCTGCGCTTCTCGCCACCTTCGGTGACGTCGTGACTCGCAAATACATAGCGACGATCGCGTGGTTCAGTCTGCTCAGCCTGTTTCTCAACTCCACTCGAGTTCCGCTGGAGACAACGGACAAGATCGGCGACAGGACCTCGCCACTCGGGTGA
- a CDS encoding alpha/beta hydrolase: MSKTQNTTFSNTTFDLAGQLHVPEDLDEGSTYPAIVISTPGSSVKEQIGANYGRTLADRGYTVLAFDPGFQGQSGGQPRDLENPAARVDDIRCAVDHLTTLDYVDNGRIGALGICAGGGYTVTAAMTDHRIKAVGTVVPVNVGRAFRQADTSSKRSAIAMIERVGDSRTAAAAGESIDPGMWIPDTEEQAKALGINDVDTLQAVRFYRTPRGYNENSTNRRHFTSDAMMLGYDAFHLADELLTQPLQVIVGGRLGTTFSYADGLALWEKAPNAKGFHVVEGAGHYEMYDEPAYVQEAVEVLDTFYKGTLS; the protein is encoded by the coding sequence ATGTCGAAAACACAGAACACCACGTTTTCCAACACCACCTTCGACCTCGCTGGGCAGTTACATGTTCCCGAGGATCTCGACGAGGGGTCGACGTATCCGGCCATCGTCATCTCCACCCCTGGGAGCAGCGTCAAGGAGCAGATCGGAGCGAACTACGGACGCACTCTGGCAGACCGCGGTTACACCGTCCTCGCATTCGACCCTGGCTTTCAAGGGCAGAGCGGGGGACAGCCGCGTGACCTCGAGAACCCCGCCGCACGCGTCGACGACATTCGATGTGCAGTCGACCACCTGACGACCCTCGATTACGTGGACAACGGCAGGATCGGCGCCCTCGGTATCTGCGCCGGTGGTGGGTACACAGTCACGGCCGCGATGACCGACCATCGGATCAAGGCCGTGGGAACCGTTGTGCCCGTGAACGTCGGCCGGGCCTTCCGCCAGGCCGACACCTCATCGAAACGTTCCGCGATCGCCATGATCGAGAGAGTCGGTGACAGCCGCACCGCCGCGGCCGCCGGCGAATCAATCGATCCCGGCATGTGGATCCCCGACACCGAGGAGCAGGCAAAAGCCCTGGGGATCAACGACGTCGACACACTGCAAGCGGTCCGCTTCTATCGCACCCCTCGCGGCTATAACGAGAACTCCACCAACCGCCGCCACTTCACCAGCGACGCCATGATGCTCGGCTACGACGCATTCCACCTCGCCGACGAACTCCTCACTCAGCCACTGCAGGTCATCGTCGGAGGTCGTCTCGGCACCACCTTCTCGTATGCGGACGGCCTCGCCCTGTGGGAGAAGGCGCCGAACGCCAAAGGCTTCCACGTCGTCGAGGGTGCGGGTCACTACGAGATGTACGACGAACCGGCGTACGTGCAGGAGGCAGTCGAGGTCCTCGACACCTTCTACAAGGGCACGTTGTCGTAG
- a CDS encoding amidohydrolase family protein, translating into MTEDSATTPGRIDFHHHFMPTAMLTSGLFGDTTGWKFRDEDAWSPQVSVDFMDRLQIDTAILSVPNDVESRLPENKRHHFAREVNTLSRQAADDHPGRFGLFAHLPTPTDTDAALEELTYAFDVLGADGVTLTNVYGTGDQARSLGDPIFEPLWAELDRRNALVFLHGEQTPGSNRAPSRFLPTPISETPNETYKGAADLVTSGRKRQYPNVRIILAHSGGSTPYLAARVAALCAFHLDCELTADQIIADFRTFYYETALSGFETNLVALENFVDPSHILFGTDFPAANPRTAGWFTDNVDEYFATRPAMLAKVMHDNAFSLVPRLTGGAPAHR; encoded by the coding sequence ATGACTGAAGACAGCGCCACCACACCGGGCCGGATCGATTTTCACCACCACTTCATGCCGACCGCCATGCTCACCTCAGGTTTGTTCGGCGACACCACCGGCTGGAAATTCCGCGACGAGGACGCGTGGTCACCGCAGGTCAGTGTGGACTTCATGGATCGCCTGCAGATCGACACCGCGATCCTGTCCGTACCCAACGATGTGGAATCGCGACTGCCGGAGAACAAGCGGCATCACTTCGCTCGCGAGGTGAACACCTTGTCCCGTCAGGCGGCGGACGACCACCCGGGGCGCTTCGGGCTGTTCGCGCACCTACCGACCCCGACCGACACCGACGCCGCACTCGAGGAACTGACCTATGCATTCGACGTGCTCGGGGCCGACGGCGTCACCCTGACCAACGTCTACGGCACCGGCGATCAGGCCCGATCCCTGGGCGACCCGATCTTCGAGCCACTGTGGGCTGAACTCGATCGCCGCAACGCGCTGGTGTTCCTGCACGGCGAGCAGACGCCGGGCAGCAATCGGGCCCCGAGCAGGTTCTTACCCACCCCGATCAGTGAGACTCCGAACGAGACCTACAAAGGCGCAGCCGATCTGGTGACCAGCGGACGCAAACGGCAGTATCCGAACGTGCGGATCATCCTCGCCCATTCAGGGGGCAGCACGCCCTATCTGGCTGCCCGCGTCGCCGCTCTGTGCGCGTTCCATCTCGACTGCGAACTGACTGCAGACCAGATCATCGCCGACTTCCGGACGTTTTACTACGAGACCGCCCTGTCAGGATTCGAGACGAATCTGGTGGCGCTCGAGAACTTCGTCGACCCGAGCCACATTCTGTTCGGCACCGACTTCCCCGCCGCCAACCCGCGCACCGCCGGCTGGTTCACCGACAACGTCGACGAGTACTTTGCGACTCGTCCCGCAATGCTCGCGAAGGTCATGCACGACAACGCCTTCAGTCTCGTACCCCGGCTGACCGGCGGAGCCCCCGCGCACCGGTGA
- a CDS encoding GntR family transcriptional regulator, which produces MPPTDRAPGVYDTLLERIVSWDLPPGAVLSEIELADQLSVSRTPIREALARLRRDGLVTQSAGRSAAVAAVSAETAVELYQAREALESYALMLVAQTRVHDTFSEYVDRYRQLAESTEIAAEDVYALSGEFDAAVRAACNNAYLSRLLKELSVHTARLRNLARDNQDRLRRSVTQRMEVVAAVARGDGPEAARLDSLRLADSLAVVIDELLGTTQQPPRSEPLGRNLR; this is translated from the coding sequence ATGCCGCCCACCGACCGAGCACCAGGCGTCTACGACACGCTCCTCGAACGCATCGTCAGTTGGGATCTCCCACCCGGCGCAGTGTTGAGCGAAATCGAGCTGGCCGATCAGCTGTCGGTGTCTCGCACGCCGATCCGCGAAGCACTTGCCCGACTTCGTCGCGACGGGTTGGTAACGCAGTCCGCAGGCCGGTCGGCGGCGGTCGCCGCGGTGTCGGCGGAGACCGCGGTCGAGCTCTACCAGGCCCGTGAAGCCCTCGAGTCGTACGCCCTCATGCTCGTCGCCCAGACGAGAGTCCACGACACGTTCTCGGAATACGTGGACAGGTATCGGCAGCTCGCAGAATCCACGGAGATCGCCGCCGAGGACGTCTACGCCCTCTCCGGCGAGTTCGATGCCGCCGTTCGAGCAGCGTGCAACAACGCCTACCTGAGTCGACTGCTGAAGGAACTCTCGGTCCACACCGCGCGTCTACGGAATCTGGCCCGCGACAACCAGGATCGACTCCGCCGCAGCGTGACTCAGCGTATGGAGGTCGTCGCCGCGGTAGCCCGGGGCGACGGACCAGAGGCAGCCCGCCTGGATTCCCTACGGCTGGCCGACAGCCTCGCGGTCGTCATCGACGAACTGCTCGGCACCACCCAACAGCCCCCGAGGAGCGAACCACTCGGCCGCAATCTTCGTTGA